The Christiangramia flava JLT2011 region AGAACCGATAATCTTCAATACGAAGCCAGTTTCAGGCAGGAGTTCACTCCCAATTTTGGTTCGCCTTTACTGATCAATATCGGTTCAGAATATCGATTTTCAGAAAATTACCAGCTTTCGGCGAATTTTTCACGGAATTATCGAATACCCACTTTTAATGACCTGTTCTGGAGCAGCGGCGGAAATGCTTATCTCCATCCGGAAAGATCGGTGCAGGGAGAAATTGGGCAGTCCATCAGTCTGAAAAAAGTCAGTTTTCGACTGAATGTTTTTTATATCAGCATTCGGGACCTAATTCGCTGGGTTCCTTCGGAAGAAGGTATCTGGAAACCGGAAAACACTGCCGAAGCTGAGAATTACGGACTGGAATTTTTTGCAGATTTCGCAACGAAGATCGGAAAAAATCAGCTGGAAATGCACTCCACTTATGCCTATACCAAAGCCATCGACCTGGCGAACCAAAACCAGTTAATTTACACGCCACTTCACAAAGCGACATTGACAGGGACCTATCAGATTGGGAATCTGGAAATTTTTTTCCAGTCGCTTTACAATGGAAAAATCTTTACTTCTTCTGATAACAATTACGAGTTGGCGGGTTACTATCTCGCTGATTTTGGCGTAAGTTTTCCGCTATTGAAGAAGCCTGCCACGAAATTACAAATCCAGGCCAATAATATTTTCGGTAAGGAATACCAGAGTATGCCTTCGCGAATAATGCCAGGTAGAAATTACAAAGCTTTACTAACAATCAATTTTTAATCATGAAAAAGAAATTTTTATTTTTTGCAACCTTGTCATTACTCTTTTTTTCCTGTAGCGAGGATGATTCCCCCACCACTCCTGAACCAGAGGCAGCATTTGCCAGCGGAATCTTTGTTCTCAACGAAGGAAATTTTGGCTCTTCCAACGCCACGGTCAGTTTTATCAATGCTGACGGAAATGTGGAACGATCTGTTTTTAGCGCGGTAAACGGAACTGATCTTGGAGATACGGCCCAGTCTATTGCGTTTTACGAAGATCTTGCTTTTATCATCCTGAACGTTTCCAACAAGATCGAAGTGGTAGATCGATACACCTTCGAGCAGGTGGCCAGTATTGGTACTGATTTACAGAACCCACGCTACGCAGCCATCGCAAACGGGAAGTTATATGTGACGAATTGGGGCGACGGAATGGACAGCGAGGATGATTTCGTTGCTGTTTTTGAGCTTGCAGATTTTACTCTTGCTGAAAAGATTGCGGTAGCAGAGGGGCCTGAAAACATCCGGGCTATCAACGACAAATTGTACGTCGCACACCAGGGCGGTTTTTCATTTAATAATCTTCTAAGCATCATTGATTCTGAAGACAATACTGTCGAAAAGACTTTGGAAGTAGGGGATGTCCCAAATTCTATGGTGGTGGCCAATGGTGATCTTTACGTTTTAAGCGGTGGAAAGCCTTCGTATGCTTCGGAAGAAACAGCTTCCAGTATTGCTGAAATCAGTTTGGACAGCGACGAAGTGTCTGATTCCTGGAATTTTGAGCTCAGCGCTGGACATGCCGGAAACCTTTCAGTAGTGGGAGGAAATTTATTGT contains the following coding sequences:
- a CDS encoding YncE family protein gives rise to the protein MKKKFLFFATLSLLFFSCSEDDSPTTPEPEAAFASGIFVLNEGNFGSSNATVSFINADGNVERSVFSAVNGTDLGDTAQSIAFYEDLAFIILNVSNKIEVVDRYTFEQVASIGTDLQNPRYAAIANGKLYVTNWGDGMDSEDDFVAVFELADFTLAEKIAVAEGPENIRAINDKLYVAHQGGFSFNNLLSIIDSEDNTVEKTLEVGDVPNSMVVANGDLYVLSGGKPSYASEETASSIAEISLDSDEVSDSWNFELSAGHAGNLSVVGGNLLYIINSDVFEWSGSGALPGSSSFSLTEPASIYGFDVTDDAIFVSSPTADFTGDGTVYKYDLSGQLLDTYSVEINPNGVYFN